Proteins from a genomic interval of Nocardioides jishulii:
- the csrA gene encoding carbon storage regulator CsrA: protein MLVLSRRAGESVVVGDEITVTILEVRGDVVRVGIDAPRSVSVHRAELLAELASSNQGAASPPQEAVATLAEALRRRKD, encoded by the coding sequence ATGTTGGTGCTGAGCCGTCGGGCGGGCGAGAGCGTCGTCGTGGGTGACGAGATCACCGTGACGATCCTCGAGGTCCGCGGTGACGTCGTACGCGTGGGCATCGACGCCCCCCGCTCCGTGAGCGTGCACCGCGCCGAGCTCCTGGCCGAGCTCGCCTCCAGCAACCAGGGTGCGGCCTCGCCGCCGCAGGAGGCCGTGGCGACCCTCGCCGAGGCGCTCCGCCGCCGCAAGGACTGA
- the fliW gene encoding flagellar assembly protein FliW → MHDLPVIELVHPLPGFPEHRRFALVQLDEDGVLCDLRSLDDPDLRFLVASPVPFFPDYAPVVGDDVVAELEIEDASDVLVLLVLTTGTSLADSTANLRAPVLVNTTTRRAAQVILDDATLSVAVPLAP, encoded by the coding sequence ATGCACGACCTTCCGGTGATCGAGCTCGTCCATCCGCTTCCGGGTTTTCCGGAGCACCGGCGCTTCGCCCTCGTCCAGCTCGACGAGGACGGCGTCCTGTGCGACCTCCGCTCGTTGGACGACCCCGACCTGCGCTTCCTGGTGGCCTCGCCGGTGCCCTTCTTCCCGGACTACGCACCGGTGGTGGGCGACGACGTGGTGGCAGAGCTCGAGATCGAGGACGCCTCCGACGTCCTCGTCCTGCTGGTCCTGACCACCGGCACGTCGCTGGCCGACAGCACCGCCAACCTGCGTGCTCCCGTGCTGGTGAACACCACCACGCGTCGGGCGGCCCAGGTGATCCTCGACGACGCCACCCTGTCCGTTGCCGTGCCGCTGGCGCCATGA
- a CDS encoding flagellin yields MSIQRVTQSMMSQRSLEGLQLSLGRLAKSQEQLSTGRVLNRPSDSPTDTTAAMRLRSSLADTLQYARNAEDGRGWLGQVDTTLQSMTNETRRARDLVLQGVNGAMSATAREALAIEVEQLRESLIAQANTTYLERPVFGGVTAGSRAYDPDGQYVGTAAGAVMRTVADGVSVRVDMDAREAFGPDGANLFDDLAAAVNALRSGDAGEMRTSLDKLAAAGNRMTGALAEVGGRTNRLEAALLRAQDGELAITKSLTEIENVDLPRAMVDLQLQEVAYQAALGATARVLQPSLLDFLR; encoded by the coding sequence ATGAGCATCCAGCGCGTGACCCAGTCGATGATGAGCCAGCGCTCGCTCGAGGGCCTCCAGCTCAGCCTGGGCCGTCTGGCCAAGAGCCAGGAGCAGCTCTCCACCGGACGGGTGCTCAACCGGCCGTCGGACTCTCCGACCGACACGACCGCTGCGATGCGGCTGCGTTCCTCGCTGGCCGACACCTTGCAGTACGCCCGCAACGCCGAGGACGGTCGAGGCTGGTTGGGTCAGGTCGACACCACCCTGCAGTCCATGACCAACGAGACCCGGCGGGCCCGCGACCTGGTGCTCCAGGGCGTCAACGGTGCGATGAGCGCCACCGCGCGCGAGGCCCTGGCCATCGAGGTCGAGCAGCTGCGCGAGTCGCTGATCGCCCAGGCCAACACGACGTACCTCGAACGACCGGTCTTCGGCGGCGTCACCGCCGGCAGCCGTGCCTACGACCCCGACGGGCAGTACGTCGGCACCGCGGCAGGGGCGGTCATGCGCACGGTCGCGGACGGCGTCAGCGTGCGGGTCGACATGGACGCCCGTGAGGCGTTCGGTCCCGACGGCGCCAACCTCTTCGACGACCTGGCCGCTGCGGTGAACGCGCTCCGTTCGGGTGACGCCGGCGAGATGCGGACCAGCCTGGACAAGCTGGCTGCCGCAGGCAACCGGATGACCGGGGCTCTGGCGGAGGTCGGTGGTCGGACGAACCGGCTCGAGGCGGCGCTGCTGCGCGCCCAGGACGGGGAGTTGGCGATCACGAAGTCGCTGACTGAGATCGAGAACGTCGACCTGCCCCGGGCGATGGTCGACCTGCAGCTGCAGGAGGTTGCCTACCAGGCAGCCCTCGGCGCCACCGCGCGCGTCCTGCAGCCGAGCCTCCTGGACTTCCTGCGTTGA
- the flgK gene encoding flagellar hook-associated protein FlgK has product MSGTFSSFGTALSAMHHNRVLMDVASSNIANSATVGYARRRAEAETVGAPAQPAMWSRCEGAGEGVRTSGVVRMTDQFLDARARYEHGNNSYLSTRAAALARFEAGIGEPGDNGVAAALDDFRTGWHDLAVSPGGDAARSQVLDRAATLVESIRVQAANVATEESGQRDRLQTLVAEVNTLASDLADTNRSIAVAGFSGTDANLLLDQRDQLAMRLSELTGGVATQRADGGLDVTVNGTALVIGQEAGRLVVATGATGGAVSLAVETRAGSTAVAPGMRGEIGATADLLTSTLPDYRDGLDDVVRQLVADVNTQHGRGYTLDGTPGGDFFSFDASDPAGSLRVAITDLDKVAASGIPGGGLDGGNATALAATGGAESGYQRLVNGLGSEIASVRRLASNQAALTAQVDGTRDQLAGVNLDEEMVGLVSAQRAYEAASRVMSTLDQMLDTLINRTGLVGR; this is encoded by the coding sequence ATGAGCGGAACCTTCTCCTCCTTCGGCACCGCCCTCAGCGCCATGCACCACAACCGGGTGCTGATGGACGTGGCCAGCAGCAACATCGCCAACTCCGCCACCGTCGGCTACGCCCGTCGTCGCGCCGAGGCCGAGACCGTGGGCGCCCCGGCACAGCCGGCGATGTGGTCGCGCTGCGAGGGTGCCGGCGAGGGTGTGCGCACCTCCGGCGTCGTACGCATGACCGACCAGTTCCTCGACGCACGGGCGCGCTACGAGCACGGCAACAACTCCTACCTCTCCACCCGCGCAGCCGCGCTGGCGCGCTTCGAGGCGGGCATCGGCGAGCCCGGTGACAACGGTGTCGCCGCCGCGCTCGACGACTTCCGGACCGGGTGGCACGACCTCGCCGTCTCACCGGGCGGCGACGCGGCCCGCAGCCAGGTCCTGGACCGTGCTGCCACGCTGGTCGAGTCGATCCGCGTCCAGGCCGCCAACGTGGCCACGGAGGAGAGCGGGCAGCGCGACCGTCTCCAGACCCTGGTCGCCGAGGTCAACACGTTGGCCAGCGACCTGGCCGACACCAACCGCTCCATCGCGGTGGCCGGCTTCAGCGGCACCGACGCCAACCTGCTGCTCGACCAGCGCGACCAGCTGGCCATGCGCCTCTCCGAGCTGACCGGTGGTGTCGCCACGCAGCGGGCCGACGGCGGTCTCGACGTCACGGTCAACGGCACCGCCCTGGTCATCGGCCAGGAGGCCGGGCGCCTGGTGGTGGCCACCGGCGCGACGGGCGGCGCGGTCAGCCTCGCCGTCGAGACCCGGGCCGGCTCCACGGCGGTGGCCCCCGGCATGCGCGGCGAGATCGGGGCGACGGCCGACCTGCTCACCTCGACCCTGCCCGACTACCGTGACGGCCTCGACGACGTGGTGCGCCAGCTCGTGGCCGACGTCAACACCCAGCACGGGCGTGGCTACACGCTTGACGGCACTCCGGGCGGCGACTTCTTCTCCTTCGACGCGAGCGACCCGGCCGGGTCGCTGCGAGTGGCGATCACCGACCTCGACAAGGTCGCCGCCTCCGGCATCCCCGGAGGCGGGCTCGACGGCGGCAACGCCACGGCCCTGGCCGCCACCGGCGGTGCCGAGAGCGGCTACCAGCGGCTCGTCAACGGACTCGGCAGCGAGATCGCCTCGGTGCGACGCCTGGCCTCCAACCAGGCCGCGCTGACGGCGCAGGTCGACGGGACGCGTGACCAGCTCGCCGGCGTCAACCTCGACGAGGAGATGGTCGGCCTGGTCAGCGCCCAGCGGGCCTACGAGGCCGCGTCGCGGGTGATGAGCACCCTCGACCAGATGCTCGACACCCTGATCAACCGCACCGGGCTGGTGGGCCGATGA
- a CDS encoding flagellar protein FlgN — translation MEKLSQILWRERELLETLLYKLEVEQLVMATGRTRWLLQAAKDVESVLETIRETELVRAVAADEAAEVLGLAPNPSLRALIDAADEPWTTILADHRDAFARITTDVTTMADANRELITAGIRSARETLLTMTEGTDGYSADGSAVVGLARKPLLDRSL, via the coding sequence ATGGAGAAGCTCTCGCAGATCCTGTGGCGCGAGCGTGAGCTGCTGGAGACGCTGCTCTACAAGCTCGAGGTCGAGCAGCTCGTGATGGCCACAGGCCGCACCCGCTGGCTGCTCCAGGCGGCCAAGGACGTGGAGTCGGTCCTGGAGACCATCCGTGAGACCGAGCTCGTCCGAGCCGTGGCTGCCGACGAGGCCGCCGAGGTCCTCGGCCTGGCCCCCAACCCGAGCCTGCGTGCCCTGATCGACGCGGCGGACGAGCCCTGGACGACCATCCTGGCCGACCACCGCGACGCCTTCGCCCGGATCACCACCGACGTCACCACGATGGCTGACGCCAACCGCGAGCTGATCACCGCTGGCATCCGGTCGGCTCGAGAGACCCTGCTGACCATGACGGAGGGCACCGACGGCTACAGCGCGGACGGCAGCGCCGTCGTCGGCCTGGCTCGCAAGCCCCTCCTTGATCGGAGCCTGTGA
- a CDS encoding sigma-70 family RNA polymerase sigma factor, with protein sequence MFSENSTTLDRHELITSTMPLVGHIVREMAGRVPHHVSRDDLTSAGLVALVRAADSFEQERGVPFARYAATRIRGALIDELRSVDWASRSVRRRARDLEGTRHQLAVALGRVPTNAEVASALGMSLDEVVANDDDVARAQVLSLQGGPDDALDELVPADTATPEQLVLHRERLTYMVEAVDELPERLRVVVTEYFLAERPMTEIAEQLGVSESRVSQLRAEALSLLREALNRELDPDLVTPPSRPEGCAARRRESYFAAVATRHAAALRPAQVGVDARA encoded by the coding sequence GTGTTCTCGGAAAACAGCACGACCCTCGATCGCCACGAGCTGATCACCTCAACCATGCCGCTGGTGGGCCACATCGTCCGCGAGATGGCCGGACGCGTGCCCCACCACGTGTCGCGCGACGACCTCACCTCGGCCGGGCTGGTCGCGCTGGTGCGGGCCGCCGACTCCTTCGAGCAGGAGCGTGGCGTCCCCTTCGCCCGTTACGCCGCGACCCGGATCCGGGGCGCGCTCATCGACGAGCTCCGCAGCGTCGACTGGGCCTCGCGCTCCGTACGCCGCCGCGCCCGCGACCTGGAGGGGACCCGGCACCAGCTGGCCGTCGCCCTGGGTCGGGTCCCGACCAACGCCGAGGTCGCCAGCGCCCTGGGCATGAGCCTGGACGAGGTCGTCGCCAACGACGACGACGTCGCCCGCGCCCAGGTGCTCTCCCTGCAGGGAGGTCCCGACGACGCGCTCGACGAGCTGGTCCCGGCCGACACCGCCACCCCCGAGCAGCTCGTCCTGCACCGCGAGCGCCTCACCTACATGGTGGAGGCCGTCGACGAGCTGCCCGAGCGTCTCCGCGTCGTCGTCACGGAGTACTTCCTGGCCGAGCGGCCCATGACCGAGATCGCCGAGCAGCTCGGCGTCAGCGAGTCCCGCGTCTCCCAGCTCCGCGCCGAGGCGCTCAGCCTCCTGCGTGAGGCGCTCAACCGCGAGCTCGACCCAGACCTGGTCACTCCCCCCAGCCGCCCCGAGGGTTGCGCCGCCCGACGCCGCGAGTCCTACTTCGCCGCCGTCGCCACCCGCCACGCGGCTGCTCTGCGACCCGCGCAGGTGGGTGTGGACGCGCGGGCCTGA
- a CDS encoding flagellin — protein MSLRINQNIDAFNSYRNLSVTQGQMSKSLEKLSSGFRINRAADDAAGLAISEGLRSQVGGLKVAVRNAQDGISVVQTAEGALTEVHGILQRVRDLAVQGANDSNSAEARTNIETEIASIGAELDRIAESTEFNGTKLLNGSVASLNFQVGAQGDGNSSIAVVLDDVKATVDGIKDLKVTDFATAQASIESVDTAIEAISTTRAGLGASQNRLEHTINNVNVAIENLTASESRIRDTDMAQEMMSFTRAQILSQAGTAMLAQANQAPQGVLSLLR, from the coding sequence ATGAGTCTCCGCATCAACCAGAACATCGACGCCTTCAACTCGTACCGCAACCTGTCGGTCACCCAGGGCCAGATGTCCAAGTCGCTGGAGAAGCTCTCCTCGGGCTTCCGCATCAACCGCGCCGCCGACGACGCCGCCGGTCTCGCGATCTCCGAGGGCCTGCGCTCGCAGGTCGGTGGCCTCAAGGTGGCCGTCCGCAACGCCCAGGACGGCATCTCCGTCGTGCAGACCGCTGAAGGTGCTCTCACCGAGGTCCACGGCATCCTGCAGCGCGTTCGCGACCTGGCCGTCCAGGGCGCCAACGACTCGAACAGCGCCGAGGCCCGCACCAACATCGAGACCGAGATCGCCAGCATCGGCGCCGAGCTCGACCGCATCGCCGAGTCCACCGAGTTCAACGGCACCAAGCTGCTCAACGGCTCGGTCGCCAGCCTGAACTTCCAGGTCGGCGCGCAGGGTGACGGCAACAGCTCCATCGCGGTCGTCCTCGACGACGTCAAGGCCACCGTCGACGGCATCAAGGACCTGAAGGTCACCGACTTCGCCACCGCCCAGGCCTCCATCGAGTCCGTGGACACCGCGATCGAGGCGATCTCCACCACTCGCGCCGGCCTGGGTGCTTCCCAGAACCGCCTCGAGCACACCATCAACAACGTGAACGTGGCGATCGAGAACCTCACCGCGTCGGAGAGCCGCATCCGCGACACCGACATGGCGCAGGAGATGATGAGCTTCACCCGCGCACAGATCCTGTCGCAGGCCGGCACCGCGATGCTCGCGCAGGCCAACCAGGCCCCGCAGGGCGTCCTGTCGCTCCTCCGCTGA